A single region of the Arthrobacter sp. PAMC25564 genome encodes:
- a CDS encoding biotin transporter BioY: protein MTQTDKAVTARTARRNRWNATDLGLIAVFAALVAASALIAAIPVGGLGVPITVQTLAVMLTGLALGPGRAFAAVGLYVLLGLAGLPIFSGGRSGLGILAGPSAGYIIAFPLAAAAVGWLTVVVLRRTALRYRGVLLFAAAMVSSIVLVHSLGILGMVVNAKLDLPKAFLADLPYYPGDVIKNVLAVSIALALHRAFPDLLVRRLPKADSRP from the coding sequence ATGACCCAGACTGACAAAGCCGTCACCGCCCGGACTGCGCGGCGGAACCGCTGGAACGCCACCGACCTTGGACTGATAGCAGTCTTCGCCGCCCTGGTAGCGGCCTCGGCGCTGATCGCCGCGATTCCGGTGGGCGGACTCGGCGTCCCCATCACCGTCCAGACGCTCGCCGTGATGCTCACCGGGCTGGCCCTCGGCCCCGGCCGCGCCTTCGCCGCCGTCGGCCTGTATGTCCTCCTGGGGCTTGCCGGGCTGCCGATCTTCAGCGGTGGGCGCAGCGGCCTCGGCATCCTGGCGGGCCCGTCCGCGGGTTATATCATTGCGTTCCCGCTGGCAGCCGCGGCCGTGGGCTGGCTGACCGTCGTCGTGCTTCGGCGCACTGCACTGAGGTACCGCGGCGTCCTCCTGTTCGCGGCGGCAATGGTGAGCAGCATAGTGCTGGTCCATAGCCTCGGCATCCTGGGCATGGTGGTCAACGCCAAGCTGGACCTGCCCAAGGCCTTCCTCGCCGACCTGCCCTATTACCCCGGCGACGTGATCAAGAACGTGCTGGCCGTGAGCATTGCACTGGCCCTGCACAGGGCCTTCCCGGATCTGCTGGTCCGCCGCCTGCCCAAGGCCGACAGCCGGCCGTGA
- the sufD gene encoding Fe-S cluster assembly protein SufD, whose amino-acid sequence MTDITTEKARIGAPSAQPFINGFTEEGESLSPVNAAESKSPLAGGAVKAHSHGGGVGVPDSSRAGRLTSYKLADFKPLTGMEEDWRFTPLKRLRGLHTDVLKGAAPTVSVTAPDSVSVETVGRDDRRIGSAAIPEDRVSANAWENFSEATVITVPAEVQADGEISVLLTGQGTEASAQHLVIVAEKYSRSVVVLDHQGTAVVSENVEIVVEEGAQLTVISLQEWNDDAVHASSQQVKLGRDSRFKHIVVSLGGDLVRVTPSARFTAPGAEVELFGLYFADAGQHLEQRLFVDHAVANCKSNVLYKGALQGRNAHTVWVGDVLIRKEAEGTDTYEANRNLVLTDGARADSVPNLEIETGLIAGAGHASATGRFDDQHLFYLMARGIPEEVARRLVVRGFLNEIIQQIKVPAIEERLTAAVERELAATNH is encoded by the coding sequence ATGACTGACATCACTACTGAAAAGGCCCGCATCGGCGCGCCCTCGGCCCAGCCGTTCATCAACGGTTTCACCGAGGAAGGCGAAAGCCTTTCCCCGGTGAACGCCGCAGAGTCCAAGTCGCCGCTGGCGGGCGGGGCCGTCAAGGCCCACTCGCACGGCGGCGGCGTCGGCGTTCCGGACAGCTCACGCGCCGGCCGCCTGACCTCCTACAAACTGGCGGACTTCAAGCCACTGACCGGCATGGAGGAAGACTGGCGGTTCACCCCGCTCAAGCGCCTCCGCGGACTGCACACCGACGTCCTCAAGGGCGCCGCGCCGACCGTCAGCGTCACCGCCCCGGACAGCGTGAGCGTGGAAACCGTCGGCCGCGACGACCGCCGGATCGGTTCGGCTGCCATCCCCGAGGACCGCGTCTCAGCCAACGCCTGGGAGAACTTCTCCGAGGCCACCGTCATCACGGTTCCCGCCGAGGTCCAGGCCGACGGCGAAATCTCCGTGCTGCTGACCGGCCAAGGCACCGAAGCGTCCGCGCAGCACCTCGTGATCGTGGCGGAAAAATACTCCCGGTCCGTCGTGGTCCTGGATCACCAGGGCACCGCCGTCGTCTCGGAAAACGTGGAGATTGTCGTCGAGGAAGGCGCGCAGCTCACCGTCATCTCGCTCCAGGAATGGAACGACGACGCCGTGCACGCCTCCTCCCAGCAGGTAAAGCTCGGCCGCGACTCACGGTTCAAGCACATCGTGGTCAGCCTCGGCGGCGACCTCGTCCGCGTCACGCCGTCGGCACGCTTCACCGCCCCGGGGGCGGAAGTCGAACTGTTCGGCCTGTACTTCGCCGACGCCGGCCAGCACCTCGAGCAGCGCCTGTTCGTGGACCACGCCGTGGCGAACTGCAAGTCCAACGTGCTCTACAAGGGCGCACTCCAGGGCCGCAATGCGCACACCGTGTGGGTGGGTGACGTCCTGATCCGCAAGGAGGCAGAAGGCACCGATACCTACGAGGCCAACCGCAACCTGGTCCTGACCGACGGCGCCCGCGCGGACTCCGTGCCGAACCTCGAAATCGAGACCGGCCTGATCGCCGGCGCCGGCCACGCCAGCGCCACCGGACGCTTCGATGACCAGCACCTGTTCTACCTGATGGCCCGCGGCATCCCGGAAGAGGTGGCCCGCCGGCTGGTGGTCCGCGGCTTCCTGAACGAGATCATCCAGCAGATCAAGGTGCCGGCCATCGAAGAGCGCCTGACGGCGGCTGTCGAGCGCGAACTCGCTGCGACGAACCACTAG
- a CDS encoding non-heme iron oxygenase ferredoxin subunit: protein MTEQPKGELVCNASEIQLKQALRILIDDYPVAIVKDSMGEIHAIGDTCSHADISLSEGEVEGCLIECWGHGSQFDLRSGEPLQLPAYDPVPVFAVTIQGDDVYVDVTNVLNGAEAPNFS, encoded by the coding sequence ATGACTGAACAGCCAAAGGGCGAGCTCGTCTGCAACGCCAGCGAGATCCAGCTCAAGCAGGCGCTGCGGATCCTGATCGACGACTACCCGGTAGCAATCGTGAAGGACTCGATGGGGGAGATCCACGCCATCGGTGACACCTGCTCGCATGCGGACATCTCCCTTTCCGAAGGAGAGGTTGAAGGCTGCCTGATCGAGTGCTGGGGCCACGGCTCCCAGTTTGATCTGCGCAGCGGAGAGCCGCTCCAGCTGCCGGCCTACGATCCCGTTCCAGTGTTTGCCGTCACCATCCAGGGCGACGACGTGTATGTCGACGTCACCAACGTCCTGAACGGTGCCGAGGCGCCGAACTTCAGCTGA
- a CDS encoding energy-coupling factor transporter transmembrane protein EcfT gives MSGQGFLLANYAPGASLVHRSPLWLKFLLVLGCGMASFVIADWAVAAGVLAMLCAVFLLSGAGAARLVRAVRPALPVLLAIGLFQWWQLGGPSAARIVLNVLVCVVAASILTATTPVQALLDGVASLAGPFRRFGADPERFALTIAIMLRSIPFIAGAYADVRDSARARGLERNPRALVLPVFITTVAFARQTGEALAARGLGEAEDRDG, from the coding sequence GTGAGCGGCCAAGGCTTCCTGCTGGCGAACTATGCCCCGGGTGCGTCCCTGGTCCACCGTTCGCCGCTGTGGCTGAAGTTCCTGCTGGTCCTCGGGTGCGGCATGGCGTCGTTCGTGATTGCGGACTGGGCCGTTGCGGCGGGCGTGCTGGCGATGCTGTGCGCGGTGTTCCTGCTCAGCGGCGCCGGGGCTGCCCGGCTGGTCCGCGCGGTCCGGCCCGCGCTGCCCGTTCTCCTGGCCATCGGCCTGTTCCAATGGTGGCAGCTCGGCGGCCCGTCGGCGGCCCGGATCGTGCTGAACGTGCTGGTCTGCGTGGTGGCAGCGTCGATCCTTACCGCCACTACCCCTGTGCAGGCATTGCTGGACGGGGTAGCGTCCCTGGCGGGGCCGTTCCGGCGCTTCGGCGCGGACCCGGAGCGCTTCGCCCTGACCATCGCGATCATGTTGCGGAGTATTCCCTTCATCGCCGGCGCCTACGCTGACGTCCGGGATTCCGCCCGGGCAAGGGGGCTTGAACGGAATCCCCGCGCGCTTGTGCTGCCCGTGTTCATCACCACCGTGGCTTTTGCCAGGCAGACCGGCGAAGCCCTCGCCGCGCGCGGCCTCGGTGAAGCCGAGGACCGGGACGGCTGA
- a CDS encoding neutral zinc metallopeptidase has protein sequence MSFNDNVELDPSQVQDRRGMGRGTKIGGGIGGGIILLLAALFGINPQLLEGLTGTTQDQQPQSQTTGLACKTGADANARLDCRINGTVNSLNAFWPAYLAQYNKKYPQPQTVIFSGGTDTGCGAATSEVGPFYCPADTTAYFDPGFFQELVDRFGSSGGPLAQEYVVAHEFGHHVQNLLGNLDRAQQDPQGPQSGAVRVELQADCYAGLWVRYATTTNDPKTGQPFLEPLKQQDLSDALSAASAVGDDRIQKAATGRVSPESWTHGSSAQRQKWFYQGYKTGDINQCDTFGVATP, from the coding sequence ATGAGTTTCAATGACAATGTTGAGCTGGACCCCTCACAGGTCCAGGACCGGCGCGGCATGGGCCGCGGAACCAAGATCGGTGGCGGCATCGGGGGCGGAATTATCCTGCTGCTCGCCGCCCTGTTCGGCATCAACCCGCAGCTTCTGGAAGGCCTGACCGGCACCACCCAGGACCAGCAGCCGCAGAGCCAAACCACCGGCCTGGCCTGCAAGACCGGCGCGGATGCCAACGCCCGCCTCGACTGCCGGATCAACGGAACGGTCAACAGCCTGAATGCCTTCTGGCCGGCGTATCTGGCGCAGTACAACAAGAAGTACCCGCAGCCGCAGACCGTGATCTTCAGCGGTGGAACCGACACCGGTTGCGGCGCCGCAACCTCCGAGGTCGGCCCGTTCTACTGCCCGGCAGACACCACGGCCTACTTTGACCCGGGCTTCTTCCAGGAGCTCGTGGACCGGTTCGGATCCTCCGGCGGCCCGCTCGCCCAGGAGTATGTGGTCGCGCACGAATTCGGCCACCATGTCCAGAACCTGCTGGGCAACCTGGACCGCGCGCAGCAGGATCCCCAGGGGCCGCAGTCCGGTGCCGTGCGCGTGGAACTCCAGGCCGACTGCTATGCCGGCCTGTGGGTCCGCTACGCCACCACCACGAACGATCCCAAGACCGGGCAGCCGTTCCTGGAACCGCTCAAGCAGCAGGACCTGAGCGACGCGCTGTCCGCGGCCTCGGCGGTGGGTGACGACCGGATCCAGAAAGCCGCCACGGGCCGTGTCTCGCCCGAGTCGTGGACCCATGGCTCCAGCGCGCAGCGGCAGAAGTGGTTCTACCAGGGCTACAAGACCGGCGACATCAACCAGTGCGACACCTTCGGGGTGGCCACCCCCTGA
- a CDS encoding helix-turn-helix domain-containing protein, which translates to MAPKAASAAVAFPAADVEERTRDRVLGAVLEHGPISAAELGELLGFTPAAVRRHLDHLSRDGVIEVKRAARAGAGAGRPARRYVLSSQGQSSLGDDYLDIATSALRRLSEMAGPESVREFAVERFATMESRYAPEINEAGADITARAQALSEALSRDGFVASAASIEAKAPLPAALSSVQLCQGHCPIQQLAAEFPVFCDVETEVFSRLVGVDVRRLSTLARGGHVCTTHIPTGRPAAKGPHGPAAAPDNLDEVSNHLQERP; encoded by the coding sequence ATGGCACCGAAGGCAGCTTCCGCCGCGGTCGCCTTTCCGGCGGCCGACGTCGAGGAACGCACCAGGGACCGCGTCCTCGGCGCCGTGCTGGAGCACGGCCCCATCAGCGCCGCCGAACTGGGTGAGCTGCTCGGCTTCACCCCCGCCGCCGTGCGCCGCCACCTCGACCACCTCTCGCGCGACGGCGTGATCGAGGTCAAGCGGGCAGCCCGCGCCGGTGCCGGAGCCGGACGTCCGGCCCGCCGCTATGTCCTCAGCTCGCAGGGCCAGTCCTCGCTCGGCGACGACTACCTTGACATCGCCACGTCCGCGCTGCGGCGCCTCAGCGAAATGGCCGGTCCGGAATCGGTCCGGGAGTTCGCCGTCGAGCGGTTCGCCACGATGGAAAGCCGCTACGCCCCGGAAATCAACGAGGCGGGTGCCGACATCACGGCACGCGCGCAGGCGCTGTCCGAGGCCTTGAGCCGCGACGGGTTTGTCGCATCGGCCGCCTCCATCGAGGCCAAGGCGCCGCTCCCGGCGGCGCTTTCCAGCGTCCAGCTCTGCCAGGGCCACTGCCCGATCCAGCAACTGGCCGCAGAGTTCCCCGTGTTCTGCGATGTGGAGACCGAAGTATTCTCCCGGCTGGTCGGCGTCGACGTGCGCCGGCTCTCCACCTTGGCGCGCGGCGGCCACGTCTGCACGACCCACATACCTACAGGACGTCCGGCGGCCAAGGGGCCCCACGGCCCGGCAGCCGCCCCGGACAACCTGGACGAAGTATCCAACCATCTGCAAGAAAGGCCGTGA
- a CDS encoding AMP-binding protein — protein sequence MPFLDRLQRWAGELPDGTAVAVAGQRLSWADLRDAAAALVPGAPAVALLSEQNSLHFAVAFAAAVAGERRCAVLDPDWPQQLQDGIAARISGAVPPVPGSLAEALAGRVPALGPDLADGRPDTPFLIGLTSGTTSVPKAFSRSRRSWRQSFDASIGFFGLGREDRTLAPGPLAASLNLYALAECLYAGAEFHTLEHFDVGDAHAAISHDGITRLVLVPTMLRLLSERGLTGGVDASGIRSIICAGSKLDARTLEAARRWAPNATIFEYYGASELSFVAGSGLRPGESPEPGGTGIGGPFPGVGIRILDDAGTVLPDGRDGNICVRSGMVSDGYLWGDDGQALRCFDGWFTVGDQGFLSGGTLHMLGRRSDMIITAGTNVYPHEVELALASVPGVAAAVAAGQPDDLRGQRVVAGVVPSHGALTATQLKAGVEDVLVRSKRPLEYFALAELPLTDRGKISRQLLLDWVASNDPRIRRLA from the coding sequence ATGCCATTCCTTGACAGACTCCAGCGCTGGGCCGGCGAGCTCCCCGACGGGACCGCCGTCGCCGTGGCCGGGCAGCGCCTCAGCTGGGCGGACCTCAGGGACGCGGCCGCCGCGCTGGTTCCCGGGGCTCCCGCGGTCGCCCTCCTGTCCGAACAGAATTCCCTGCACTTCGCCGTCGCCTTCGCGGCGGCCGTGGCGGGCGAGCGGCGCTGCGCCGTGCTGGATCCGGACTGGCCGCAGCAGCTTCAGGACGGGATCGCGGCCCGCATCTCCGGGGCTGTACCACCGGTTCCCGGCTCGCTGGCGGAAGCCCTGGCGGGACGGGTACCGGCCCTCGGCCCGGACCTTGCCGACGGACGGCCCGATACCCCGTTCCTGATCGGACTGACATCCGGCACCACCTCGGTCCCCAAGGCCTTCAGCCGGTCCCGGCGCTCCTGGCGGCAGTCCTTCGACGCCTCGATCGGGTTCTTCGGCCTAGGCCGGGAGGACAGGACGCTGGCCCCCGGACCGCTCGCCGCCAGCCTGAACCTCTACGCCCTGGCCGAATGCCTTTACGCCGGCGCCGAGTTCCACACGCTGGAACACTTCGACGTCGGCGACGCGCACGCGGCGATCAGCCACGACGGCATCACCCGCCTGGTCCTGGTCCCCACCATGCTCAGGCTCCTCAGCGAGCGGGGCCTCACCGGCGGCGTCGACGCCTCGGGGATCCGCAGCATCATCTGCGCCGGCTCGAAACTGGACGCACGGACCCTCGAAGCGGCGCGGCGCTGGGCACCCAACGCCACCATCTTCGAGTATTACGGCGCCTCCGAACTCAGCTTCGTCGCCGGCTCCGGCCTGCGCCCCGGCGAGTCCCCGGAACCGGGCGGAACCGGCATCGGGGGGCCGTTTCCCGGCGTCGGGATCCGGATCCTGGACGACGCCGGAACGGTCCTCCCGGACGGGCGGGACGGGAACATCTGCGTCCGCAGCGGCATGGTCAGCGACGGCTACCTCTGGGGCGACGACGGTCAGGCCCTGCGCTGCTTCGACGGCTGGTTCACCGTGGGGGACCAGGGCTTCCTCTCCGGCGGGACGCTGCACATGCTCGGCCGGCGCTCGGACATGATCATCACAGCCGGCACGAACGTCTATCCGCACGAGGTGGAACTGGCCCTGGCATCCGTTCCCGGCGTCGCGGCAGCCGTGGCCGCCGGCCAGCCGGACGACCTCCGCGGCCAGCGCGTGGTCGCCGGCGTGGTGCCGTCGCACGGTGCCCTGACAGCCACCCAGTTAAAGGCCGGCGTCGAGGACGTGCTGGTCCGCAGCAAGCGCCCGCTGGAGTACTTCGCGCTGGCCGAGCTTCCCCTGACGGACCGGGGCAAGATCAGCAGGCAGCTCCTGCTCGACTGGGTCGCCAGCAACGATCCCCGGATCCGCCGCCTTGCCTAG
- a CDS encoding metal-sulfur cluster assembly factor, producing the protein MTEINVARTGLEDVEEALKDVIDPELGVNIVDLGLLYGLKYSDDDGALLIDMTLTTAACPLTDVIEEQVGKSLDGIVDEWRLNWVWMPPWGPERITEDGRDQMRALGFNI; encoded by the coding sequence ATGACGGAAATCAATGTGGCCCGCACGGGCCTCGAGGATGTCGAAGAGGCACTCAAGGATGTGATCGACCCGGAACTGGGGGTCAACATCGTTGATCTTGGCCTGCTGTACGGTCTGAAATACTCAGACGACGACGGCGCCCTGCTGATCGACATGACGCTCACCACGGCCGCCTGCCCGCTCACCGACGTGATCGAGGAACAGGTCGGCAAGTCCCTCGACGGGATCGTGGACGAGTGGCGCCTCAACTGGGTCTGGATGCCGCCTTGGGGTCCGGAGCGGATCACCGAAGACGGCCGCGACCAGATGCGCGCCCTCGGCTTCAACATCTGA
- a CDS encoding ABC transporter ATP-binding protein: MSTIILDRVAVRVEVDGRSAAKTLLNELSLSLTERRIGVIGANGSGKSTLLRLLNGLVAPSNGAVTVDGADTVRAVHEVRRRVGFVFTDPLSQLVMPTGREDVELSLRRSVRNAADRRRLAEATLDRFGLLPLADQSIYELSGGERQLLALAAVLAVNPEVLVLDEPSTLLDLRNRELLRRTLAGLSQQVILSTHDLDLAQDMDRVLVVDAGRVVFDGGAAAAVGHYRALSAAGLPPSDPARLGREQR; the protein is encoded by the coding sequence GTGAGCACCATCATCCTGGACCGGGTGGCGGTGCGGGTCGAGGTGGACGGCCGCAGCGCCGCCAAGACCCTGCTCAACGAACTCTCGCTCAGCCTCACCGAGCGGCGGATCGGGGTGATCGGCGCCAACGGCTCCGGCAAGTCCACCTTGCTGCGGCTGCTCAACGGGCTCGTGGCGCCGAGCAACGGTGCCGTGACCGTCGACGGCGCGGACACCGTCCGGGCCGTGCACGAGGTCCGGCGACGGGTCGGCTTTGTCTTCACGGATCCGCTCTCCCAGCTGGTGATGCCCACCGGCCGCGAGGACGTGGAGCTGTCCCTGCGGCGCTCGGTCCGCAACGCCGCAGATCGACGCCGCCTCGCGGAGGCGACCTTGGACCGCTTCGGACTGCTGCCGCTGGCGGACCAGAGCATCTACGAGCTCTCCGGCGGGGAACGCCAACTCCTGGCCCTCGCCGCCGTCCTGGCCGTCAACCCGGAGGTGCTGGTGCTGGACGAGCCCTCAACCCTGCTGGATCTGCGCAACCGGGAACTGCTGCGCCGGACGCTGGCCGGGCTCAGCCAGCAGGTCATCCTCTCCACCCACGATCTCGACCTCGCCCAGGATATGGACCGGGTGTTGGTGGTGGATGCCGGGCGGGTGGTGTTCGACGGCGGGGCGGCCGCCGCCGTCGGCCATTACCGGGCGCTCTCCGCGGCAGGGCTGCCGCCCTCGGACCCGGCACGCCTTGGCCGGGAGCAGCGGTGA
- the sufC gene encoding Fe-S cluster assembly ATPase SufC, whose protein sequence is MSTLEIKDLHVSIDTEQGVKEILKGVSLTIRTGETHAIMGPNGSGKSTLASTIAGHPRYNVTSGSITLDGEDVLAMSVDTRARAGLFLAMQYPVEVPGVSMTNFLRTAKTAIDGKAPALRTWTKEVKAAMAELRIDADFTQRNVNEGFSGGEKKRVEILQLELFKPKFAILDETDSGLDVDALKVVSEGVNRAQAEGNMGTLLITHYTRILRYIKPEFVHVFVDGQVVEEGGPELADRLEEEGYDRYATGAGAATIAAAAAAAQA, encoded by the coding sequence ATGTCGACTCTTGAGATCAAGGACCTGCACGTCAGCATTGACACCGAGCAGGGCGTCAAGGAAATCCTGAAGGGCGTCAGCCTGACCATCAGGACCGGCGAGACGCACGCCATCATGGGCCCCAACGGCTCCGGCAAGTCCACGCTGGCGTCCACCATTGCCGGCCACCCGCGCTACAACGTCACCTCCGGCTCCATCACGCTGGACGGCGAAGACGTGCTGGCCATGAGCGTCGATACCCGCGCCCGCGCCGGCCTGTTCCTGGCAATGCAGTACCCCGTCGAGGTCCCAGGGGTCAGCATGACCAACTTCCTGCGCACGGCCAAGACGGCCATCGACGGCAAGGCCCCCGCCCTCCGCACCTGGACGAAGGAAGTCAAGGCCGCCATGGCGGAGCTGCGCATCGACGCCGACTTCACCCAGCGCAACGTCAACGAAGGCTTCTCCGGCGGCGAGAAGAAGCGCGTGGAGATCCTCCAGTTGGAGCTCTTCAAGCCGAAGTTCGCCATTCTGGACGAGACCGACTCAGGCCTGGACGTCGACGCCCTCAAGGTTGTCTCCGAAGGCGTCAACCGTGCACAGGCCGAAGGCAACATGGGCACCCTGCTGATCACGCACTACACCCGGATCCTGCGCTACATCAAGCCGGAATTCGTGCACGTGTTCGTTGACGGCCAGGTTGTCGAAGAGGGCGGCCCGGAACTTGCCGACCGCCTCGAAGAAGAAGGCTACGACCGCTACGCCACCGGCGCCGGTGCAGCCACCATTGCCGCCGCTGCCGCTGCAGCGCAGGCCTAG
- a CDS encoding thiolase family protein has translation MIIAARRTPLRRANGALKGLRAHQLLAPVLRSLLEGADVPPEAVADVVIGNAVGGGGNVARLAALEAGLPVSVPGVTVDRQCGSGLDAIVLASRLVAAGGGGIYLAGGVESISTAPLRAHRNSDGAPEFFARAQFAPAGHGDPDMGVAAENVAVRCSVSRERQDAFALRSHHRALAAAAAGVFKAEIVPLSSSAAGSPALVELDDGPRPSLTAALLARFPAAFVAGGTVTAGNSCFDADGAAAVVITSVERARSLGARDGLLVLGTGTAGVDPQLLGTGAAAAAERLLAAQGLSAEDIGLIEFNEAFASQTLACLDRLGIDPERANLDGGALALGHAYGASGAVLVTRLLAQARRNPVEGQLALALISIAGGMGTAVLLGYRTFP, from the coding sequence GTGATCATCGCCGCCCGCCGGACTCCGCTCCGCCGCGCCAACGGCGCCCTGAAAGGGCTCCGCGCCCACCAACTGCTGGCCCCCGTGCTGCGCAGCCTGCTGGAAGGTGCCGACGTGCCACCGGAGGCGGTGGCCGACGTCGTGATCGGGAACGCCGTCGGCGGCGGCGGCAACGTGGCGCGGCTGGCGGCACTGGAGGCCGGACTGCCGGTCAGCGTTCCCGGCGTCACGGTGGACCGGCAATGCGGTTCCGGACTCGACGCGATCGTGCTGGCCTCCCGGCTGGTGGCGGCCGGCGGCGGCGGGATCTACCTCGCCGGCGGGGTGGAGAGCATCAGCACCGCACCCCTGCGGGCGCACCGCAACAGCGACGGTGCGCCGGAGTTCTTCGCCCGGGCGCAGTTCGCGCCCGCCGGCCACGGCGATCCGGACATGGGCGTGGCCGCGGAGAATGTGGCGGTCCGCTGCAGCGTCAGCCGGGAACGGCAGGACGCCTTCGCGCTCCGCAGCCACCACCGGGCGCTGGCCGCCGCGGCCGCCGGCGTGTTCAAAGCCGAGATCGTCCCGCTTTCCAGTTCGGCGGCCGGCAGCCCCGCGCTCGTGGAGCTCGACGACGGCCCGCGCCCAAGCCTCACCGCGGCGCTGCTGGCACGGTTCCCCGCCGCTTTCGTGGCGGGGGGCACCGTCACCGCCGGCAACTCCTGCTTTGACGCTGACGGGGCCGCCGCCGTTGTGATCACCTCGGTGGAACGGGCCCGCAGCCTCGGCGCCCGCGACGGGCTCCTGGTCCTGGGCACCGGCACCGCAGGCGTGGACCCGCAGCTGCTGGGAACCGGCGCGGCAGCTGCGGCGGAGCGGTTGCTCGCGGCGCAGGGGCTGTCCGCGGAAGATATCGGGCTGATTGAGTTCAACGAGGCCTTCGCCTCCCAGACCCTCGCTTGCCTGGACCGGTTGGGGATCGATCCGGAACGGGCCAACCTCGACGGCGGGGCGCTGGCCCTGGGGCATGCCTACGGGGCCTCCGGGGCGGTGCTGGTCACCCGTCTGCTGGCCCAGGCGCGGCGCAACCCGGTCGAAGGGCAGCTCGCCCTGGCCCTGATCAGCATCGCGGGCGGGATGGGTACCGCGGTGCTACTGGGATACCGCACATTCCCCTAG
- the sufB gene encoding Fe-S cluster assembly protein SufB, which produces MTDQLSENKVADSTVISEILEKNPELHGIGTYEYGWADKNDVGANARRGINEDVVRDISAKKNEPEWMLDLRLKGLKYFDRKPMPTWGADLSGIDFDNIKYFVRSTEKQAATWEDLPEDIRNTYEKLGIPEAERSRLVSGVAAQYESEVVYHQIREDLEAQGVIFLDTDTALREHPEIFQEYFGTIIPVGDNKFASLNTAVWSGGSFVYVPKGVHVDIPLQAYFRINTENMGQFERTLIIADEDSYVHYIEGCTAPIYTSDSLHSAVVEIIVKKGARVRYTTIQNWSTNVYNLVTKRAICEENATMEWIDGNIGSKVTMKYPAVYLVGEGAKGETLSIAFAGAGQHQDTGSKMVHIAPNTKSSIVSKSVARGGGRAAYRGLVQVREGAKHSANTVRCDALLVDTISRSDTYPYIDIREDDVTMGHEATVSRVSEEQLFYLMSRGMREDEAMAMIVRGFIEPIARELPMEYALELNRLIELQMEGSVG; this is translated from the coding sequence ATGACGGACCAACTATCAGAGAACAAGGTTGCTGACTCTACTGTGATTTCGGAGATTCTGGAAAAGAATCCCGAGCTGCACGGAATCGGCACCTACGAGTACGGCTGGGCCGACAAGAACGACGTCGGCGCCAACGCGCGCCGTGGCATCAATGAGGACGTCGTCCGGGACATTTCGGCCAAGAAGAACGAGCCCGAATGGATGCTGGACCTCCGCCTCAAGGGCCTGAAGTACTTCGACCGCAAGCCGATGCCGACGTGGGGCGCCGACCTGTCCGGCATCGACTTCGACAACATCAAGTACTTCGTGCGGTCCACCGAGAAGCAGGCCGCCACCTGGGAAGACCTTCCCGAGGACATCCGGAACACCTACGAGAAGCTGGGCATCCCGGAAGCCGAACGCAGCCGCCTGGTCTCCGGCGTCGCGGCACAGTATGAGTCCGAGGTTGTGTACCACCAGATCCGCGAGGACCTGGAAGCCCAGGGCGTCATCTTCCTGGACACGGACACCGCGCTGCGCGAGCACCCGGAGATCTTCCAGGAGTACTTCGGCACCATCATTCCGGTAGGCGACAACAAGTTCGCCTCGCTGAACACGGCCGTATGGTCCGGCGGTTCCTTCGTGTACGTGCCCAAGGGCGTCCACGTGGACATCCCGCTGCAGGCCTACTTCCGCATCAACACGGAAAACATGGGCCAGTTCGAGCGCACGCTGATCATCGCGGACGAGGATTCCTACGTCCACTACATAGAAGGCTGCACCGCGCCGATCTACACCTCGGACTCGCTGCACTCCGCCGTCGTGGAAATCATCGTGAAGAAGGGCGCCCGCGTCCGCTACACGACCATCCAGAACTGGTCCACCAACGTGTACAACCTGGTCACCAAGCGCGCCATCTGCGAGGAGAACGCCACCATGGAGTGGATCGATGGCAACATCGGTTCCAAGGTCACCATGAAGTACCCGGCCGTCTACCTCGTCGGCGAAGGGGCCAAGGGCGAGACCCTGTCCATCGCGTTCGCCGGAGCAGGCCAGCACCAGGACACCGGCTCCAAGATGGTCCACATCGCGCCCAACACCAAGAGCTCGATCGTGTCCAAGTCCGTGGCCCGCGGCGGCGGCCGTGCTGCCTACCGCGGCCTGGTCCAGGTCCGCGAAGGGGCCAAGCACTCGGCCAACACGGTCCGCTGTGACGCCCTGCTGGTGGACACCATCAGCCGTTCGGATACCTACCCGTACATCGACATCCGCGAGGATGACGTCACCATGGGGCATGAGGCCACGGTCTCACGCGTCAGCGAAGAGCAGCTGTTCTACCTGATGTCCCGCGGCATGCGCGAAGACGAGGCCATGGCGATGATCGTCCGCGGCTTCATCGAGCCCATTGCCCGCGAACTGCCGATGGAATATGCCCTCGAGCTGAACCGACTGATTGAACTGCAGATGGAAGGATCGGTCGGTTAA